The following coding sequences are from one Nilaparvata lugens isolate BPH chromosome 4, ASM1435652v1, whole genome shotgun sequence window:
- the LOC120350945 gene encoding uncharacterized protein LOC120350945: protein MGVLDVTRNKPSLDTSIIGYEYHSHASYTTSFNAYDELRIPIQQQDIYTLSFKSYLHLEYTGLGASNAAVAGTPCVSGFFANLFSEIRYEINGVEVDSIHNPGITSLMKNAMTFERDERNKMEAASYKFSSTTGFANFSADSTKMDVPLRYLLGFARDYRQILLNVKQELVLRCSPNFNDCVSVAGANVTITKLFWIMPYLEVADDQYQLGTL from the exons ATGGGAGTTTTGGATGTGACAAGGAATAAGCCTTCATTGGACACCAGTATCATTGGCTATGAGTACCACTCTCATGCCTCCTATACCACAAGCTTCAATGCCTATGATGAATTGAGGATACCAATCCAGCAACAGGACATTTACACACTGTCATTCAAGAGCTATCTACATCTGGAGTATACAGGGCTTGGAGCTTCCAACGCTGCTGTGGCTGGAACACCATGTGTCTCTGGATTCTTTGCCAATCTGTTTTCAGAGATACGTTATGAAATCAATGGTGTGGAGGTGGACAGCATACATAATCCAGGTATCACCAGTCTGATGAAGAATGCTATGACATTTGAGCGAGATGAACGCAACAAGATGGAAGCGGCCAGCTACAAGTTTAGCTCAACCACTGGTTTTGCCAATTTTTCTGCGGATAGTACAAAAATGGATGTTCCTCTACGATACCTGCTGGGCTTTGCCAGAGACTATAGACAGATTCTGCTGAATGTGAAACAAGAGCTGGTGTTGAGATGTAGCCCTAATTTCAATGACTGTGTGAGTGTTGCTGGTGCTAATGTTACAATCACAAAGCTTTTTTGGATAATGCCATATTTAGAAGTGGCTGATGAT CAATATCAGCTGGGAACTCTATGA